A genomic segment from Planktothrix serta PCC 8927 encodes:
- a CDS encoding RNA-guided endonuclease TnpB family protein yields the protein MVKNRKLSKAISDVGWGKFVNFIDYKLKQKNGELVEIDRFFPSSKTCSCCGHVLDELSLDIREWDCPNCHAHHDRDENAALNIRNEGIRILTEGGGNPVFADGGCVSPPASKSKGHRSVNSEAYTDPIMAV from the coding sequence ATGGTTAAAAACCGGAAGCTATCCAAAGCAATATCTGATGTAGGTTGGGGAAAATTCGTCAACTTTATTGATTACAAGTTGAAGCAAAAAAATGGTGAACTTGTAGAAATTGATCGCTTTTTCCCTAGTTCCAAAACCTGCTCCTGTTGTGGTCATGTCTTAGATGAGTTATCTCTGGATATCAGGGAATGGGACTGTCCTAATTGCCATGCTCACCATGACCGTGACGAAAACGCTGCACTCAACATCAGGAATGAAGGGATCAGGATATTGACTGAAGGCGGAGGGAACCCCGTCTTTGCCGATGGAGGCTGTGTAAGTCCACCTGCTAGTAAAAGTAAGGGGCATCGGTCTGTGAATTCGGAAGCCTACACCGACCCGATTATGGCGGTGTAG